GTAGAGTGGGCAGAAATTGAAGCTGTGATTCGAGAATCGGTTTCGCGCCCTGTGGAAGATGTCTTTCTGGCGATTAACCCGGAACCTGTGGCAGCGGGGTCGATTGCTCAAACCCATCGGGCCACGCTCAAGGACGGCCGCGAGGTGGCGCTGAAGGTGCAGCGGCCGGGGCTGCTGCCTGTAGTGGAGCAGGATATTGCCCTGATTCGGGCGATCGCCAGCCTAGTGGCCCAAACCGAATTTGGCAAGCTCTACGACGTGGTGACCCTGGCAGAAGAATTTTCCCAGGCGTTGCGGGCGGAACTGCGCTTTACCCAGGAGGCAACCTATACCGACCAACTCCGCAGCAATCTGGGCCGCAGCCGCTGGTTTGACCCGGCCCAACTGGTGGTGCCGCAGATTATCTGGGAGCATACGACAGACCAACTGCTGGTGATGGAGTGGCTGGACGGCAAGCCGCTGCTGCTGGCAGAGTTTGCCCCCGCAGAAGACGAGCGATCCGAGAAACGGGCGATCGCCAACCTGTTGCTCCGAGCCTTTTTCCAGCAGGTTTGTTTAGACGGTTTCTTCCATGCCGATCCACACCCCGGCAACCTGTTTTATCTCAGCGATGGGCGCGTGGCCCTGCTGGACTGTGGCATGGTAGGGCGGCTCGACCCCCGCACGCAGGACATCTTGCTGGAGCTAATCTTGGCCATTGTCAGCCTGGATGCTCAGCGCTGCGCTCAGCTCACGCTGCAACTGGCGCCCTCGGAGGAACCCATTAACCTGACGCGGCTAGAAACAGACTATGAGCGGCTGCTGCGGCAGTATTACAGCCTCAACCTGGGGCAGATTAACTTCAGCCTGCTGTTTTATGAGGTGCTGCAAGCGGCACGAAAGAACAAGATTCGCGTGCCAGGAAACCTGGGGCTATGTGCAAAGGCGATCGCCAATCTAGAAGGCGTTGCCCGCACGCTCGACCCCGAATTCAACTTTTCAGAGCAAATTCGCCCGCTGATGACCGATTTGTTTCGCCGCAAGCTGGTGGGCGATGCGCCGCTGCCTGCCTTCTTGCGGACGCTGCTGGATGTGAAAAATCTGTCGCTGCAATCGCCCCGCCAAGTTGAACTGCTGCTCGACCGCGTCACCTCTGAAACGCTGAACTGGAACCTGACCGTGCGCGAACTGGACACCTTGCGCCGCACCGTGGATTCTTCTGCCAATCGGCTCTCCTTCAGCATTGTGGTGGGAGCGCTAATCATGGGCGCGGCGATTATCACCGCAAACGCCCCCGTCAGCCGCGTGGTGTGGATCAGCGAGGCGCTGTTTGCCGCCGCCAGCATCCTGGGGCTATGGCTAATTATCAGCATCCTGCGATCGGGGCGGCTGCGCTAAACTCAGTTCATTAGCTCATTAGCGGCCTCTAGCTCTAGCATGGCTTTGCATGGTTTTAGAGGGCGAGCACGATGCAGATTGGTCAATACCTAACACTGGAGGAGTTTTGCACCTGCACGCAAACCTACCAGAAGTATGCGGATCAGATTGCCCCATACCCCGAAAACCTGGAAGAAACCATCCCAGCTTTAGAGGCGCTGTGCCAGCATATCCTTGACCCTGTGATTGCTCACTTCGGCAGGGAGCGGTTTCAGTTGACCTATGGCTTTTGTTCAAAGGATCTGAAGCGGTTTCTGGCTCAGAAAGACCCAAAGACAGGGGTGAAGAATGGGCGGGTTGACCCAAGCCGGGATCAGCACATGGCACATGAGAAGAACCGAAATGGCAAGTATTACTGTTCACGCCTCGGTGCTGCCTGTGATTTTCGGATTGTGGGGTTGGAGAGCGGTGTTGATAGTCTGAGCGATAGCACGGATCGCCTTGTAGAGTGGATTCTAGAGCAGCGATTGCCGTTTGACTCGCTGTACTACTATGGGGGCAATCGGCCCATTCACATTAGTTACGCTCCTCAGCCCAGGCAGAATATTTGGACATTTACAGATGGCGGGGTACCTACCAGGAAAGGACTTGAAAAAATTGGAATGCCTAGAAAAGACGCGGAAACCGATCAAAAGTTCGGCGTGTAGTCGCTTTGATTGAACTTTTATATAGTACAATTGAATTGATTTCTTAAACGGACATTCGTTCTTTATTTCAAGAATGTGCGGTTTTAGGTGCAAACCGGGAATCTTAAAGGTTGCCGAATGCCCCAAACAACCTTCTAAACGACTATTTTTCACCCTATCAGTCTTCATCAATTACCCACACGGGGGATGACGATTTGATAGAAAATTCTTAATTCAGCGGTTTTATTCTGATGTACGATGTTGGCGGTTGTAAGGCATAGGAAACCGAACTGGACTTGTACCTATTTCCGTCATGAGAGAAGTTTCAAACAACTTAGGAAAATTTCTGCTAACCGCTGGCATTGCCCTCTCTCTGCTCGTCGTAGTAGAAGCCCATCAAAAAATGAGCGAAGCCCGCTCTCTCAATGCCTTAGCAACCCAGAACGCGATCCGCACTACGCCCGGTGCTGTGCCTGCCGACCGCTTCATGCCCCAGGTGACCGACCCTTCTACCCGTGACCTGGCTCCTGCGGACTCCACTCGGTCAATTTTTCCCAGACTGCGGCGATCGCCCCAGCCCGCTTCCACCACCTCAACTCCCACGCTCAACCCCAACGCTACGGGAACGATCCAGCCCATCAGACCCAGCGCCAATCCCACAGCGATCAGCGTAGGCGAACCGGGCGCACAGGCTCAGAACATATCCTCCGTTGACGTTGCCCAGGTGGTCGCCCGCAACGAGTGGAGCAATGTTTCCTTCCCGCTAGAGCAGTTCCAGGCATACACCTCGCCCTTTGGCTATCGCCGCTCCATTGAAGGCTATAACTACAACGAGTTTCACTACGGTCTGGATATGGCCGCACCCCAGGGCAGCTACATCCGCACCTGGACAACGGGCGTAGTGGTAGAAGTCACGGACGACTCAAACTGCGGCACTTCGGTTGTGGTGGAGGCTGGGCGCTGGCTCAGCATCTACTGCCACATGGAAGGGCGAGTCGATCGCACAGGCGGTCGCCGCTCTATGCTCGATCGCGCAGGCGGCATCCAAATTTACGAGGGGCAGACGGTTTACGCCGGCCAGCGAGTGGGGCGTGTCGGCATGACGGGTCGCACCACTGGGCCCCATCTGCACTGGGGTTTGAAGTATGACAACAACTGGGTAGACCCGGCACTAGTGCTGCGAGCCATGTACAGCGGCCAGCAAACTGCCCAGGGGCTACCGCAAATGCCTACGCAAATTGCCCGCACGGAAGAAGCAGAAGAGTAGACAGCCGCTACAGTTTAAACTCTTCTGAAGCTCTTCTGAATTCTTCAATAGCGTAGGCTTCTTGCCCGCGCTATTTTTTCACGCTATTTTTTGGGGTGGTTTCTGGGCAAGATACCAGCGGCTCTGCGCCAATGTCGGCCAGCAGTTGGCGATCGCGCTCTTCTGCGGGATTGCCCGTCGTCAGCAGCGTATCGCCATAGAAAATTGAGTTTGCCCCTGCCAAAAAGCACAGGACCTGGGCTTCGCGGCTGAGCTGGCTGCGTCCGGCACTGAGGCGCACCCTCGCCCTGGGCATGGCGATACGGGCAGCGGCACACATCCGCACCAGTTCCAGCGGGTCGATGGGTGGTTGAGCTTCCAGCGCCGTGCCCGCCACGGCCACCAGCGCGTTGATGGGTACGCTTTCGGGATGCGGATTCAGGCTAGCCAAGATACTCAGCATCCGGGCGCGATCGCCCAGCCCCTCACCCATGCCGATGATGCCGCCGCAGCAGACCGAAATGCCCGCCTGCCGAACCCGTTCCAGCGTTTGCAGGCGATCGCCATAGGTGCGCGTGGTGATGATCTGCCCATAAAATTCGGGGCTGGTGTCGAGGTTGTGATTATAGGCAGTCAGCCCCGCCGCAGCCAGTTTTTCCGCCTGGGTGTCAGTCAGCATTCCCGCTGTCACGCAGGCCTCCATGCCGAGCGATCGCACGCCCCGCACCATCTCCAGCATTTGATCAAACGCTTTGCCATCCCGGATTTCGCGCCACGCCCAGCCCATACAAAAGCGCGATGCCCCAGCCGCCTTCGCCCGTTCCGCCGCCGCCAGCACTGTTTCTACCGAGTGAATTGGCTGTGGCTCGACGGTGGTGCTGTAATGGGCCGATTGTGGGCAGTAGGCGCAGTCTTCCGAACATCCGCCCGTCTTCACGCTCAGCAGCGTCGCCAGTTGAATCTGGTTTGGCGGATTGAACTGACGGTGGATCGTTTGGGCACGATGCACCAGATCCATCAGCGGCTGTTGCAGCAAATCGAGAACTTCTTCAGTTGTCCAGTCGTGGCGCAGTACAGGGATAGAAGACGCAGCCATAGGTCTTGACGCAAACATCAGGGCAGGTTCTCATCATATCCCTAGCGGGTGACCCTCTAGCGGGTAGAAGCTTTCAGGAATCTAATTGTGGGTGCTGATTGTGGGTGCTGATTGTGGGTGCTGATTGTGGGTGCTGATTGTGGGTGCTGATTGTGGGTGCTGAAAATTGGGCGTGAAGCCTGAATCTTCAGGTGACTTCAAATTAGAAAATCTTTGGACAAATCCGTCAAGATTTCTCCAATTCCCTGATAGATTTGGGCCAACTCTGTATCACGGATACAATAGGGCGGCAGAATATACAGAACGTTTCCAAGTGGACGTAGCAGCAGACCTTTGGCGATCGCCCGCTGACGAATTTCCAGCGAAATTGTGTTGAGGTATCCCGATCGTTCTTGGGTCACCAGATCCATCGCTGCAATCGTGCCCGTAACGCGCAATTTTTCAACAGCAGGATGGTCTTTCAACTGAGCCAACTGTGCATGATGTTTTGCTTCCATACTGCGAAACTGCGGCTCGTATTCAGTCATTAGCTCTAGCCCTGCCAGCGCCGCCGCACAGCCCAGCGGGTTGGCCGTATAGCTATGTCCGTGATACAGCGTTTTCAGCGGCTCGTCATCATAGAATGCATGGTAAATTTCTTCTGAGCAGACTGTTACAGCAAACGGCAAAAAGCCGCCCGTAATTCCTTTAGAAAGACAGAGAATATCAGGCGAAACGCCTGCTTTATGACAGGCAAACCAATCCCCCGTGCGCCCAAAGCCCGTCATCACTTCATCAAAGATCAGCAGTGTGTTAAAAGACTGGGCGATCGCCCTCAGTTTTTGCAAGAACTGGGGTCTACACATCCGCATTCCACCCGCTCCCTGCACCAGCGGCTCAATCATCACTCCTGCAATGCGATCGCCCCGTTCATCTAGCGCTTTCTCAAGGATTGAAAGCACCTTTGCTTCTGTTTCTTCAGCCGTGCGATCGCCCCAATAGGTTGAGGGAAATGGAACAAACTCCACGTTAAATAGCAAGTTGGAAAACACCGCCGAAAATAAGGAACGCGCACCCACTGACATTGCGCCAAAGGTGTCCCCATGATAGGCTCCATCAAATGCTAGAAATGTGCTTCTTGCCTGCCCCTGATTCACCCAGTATTGATACGCCATCTTTAGCCCGACTTCGACCGCCGTTGAGCCATTGTCAGAAAAGAAGACCCGATTAAACGGAGCGCCCAGTTTTGCGACTAGTTTTTCCGCCAGTTGCTC
The Thermoleptolyngbya sichuanensis A183 DNA segment above includes these coding regions:
- the bioA gene encoding adenosylmethionine--8-amino-7-oxononanoate transaminase, which gives rise to MHPHIWYPFTQAKTALEPLKVKSAQGVWLELENGHKMIDCISSWWVNTYGHCHPKIAEAIYQQAQQLEQVIFAGFTHDPAEQLAEKLVAKLGAPFNRVFFSDNGSTAVEVGLKMAYQYWVNQGQARSTFLAFDGAYHGDTFGAMSVGARSLFSAVFSNLLFNVEFVPFPSTYWGDRTAEETEAKVLSILEKALDERGDRIAGVMIEPLVQGAGGMRMCRPQFLQKLRAIAQSFNTLLIFDEVMTGFGRTGDWFACHKAGVSPDILCLSKGITGGFLPFAVTVCSEEIYHAFYDDEPLKTLYHGHSYTANPLGCAAALAGLELMTEYEPQFRSMEAKHHAQLAQLKDHPAVEKLRVTGTIAAMDLVTQERSGYLNTISLEIRQRAIAKGLLLRPLGNVLYILPPYCIRDTELAQIYQGIGEILTDLSKDFLI
- a CDS encoding M23 family metallopeptidase, yielding MSSVDVAQVVARNEWSNVSFPLEQFQAYTSPFGYRRSIEGYNYNEFHYGLDMAAPQGSYIRTWTTGVVVEVTDDSNCGTSVVVEAGRWLSIYCHMEGRVDRTGGRRSMLDRAGGIQIYEGQTVYAGQRVGRVGMTGRTTGPHLHWGLKYDNNWVDPALVLRAMYSGQQTAQGLPQMPTQIARTEEAEE
- a CDS encoding ABC1 kinase family protein, which encodes MLSQLVQTSSRQGEIAEVVLRHGWDYMRRLLSGGKLDEPKLPTPAVLRNILVDLGPVYVKLGQLLSTRPDLLPPDYIEALSTLQAKVPPVEWAEIEAVIRESVSRPVEDVFLAINPEPVAAGSIAQTHRATLKDGREVALKVQRPGLLPVVEQDIALIRAIASLVAQTEFGKLYDVVTLAEEFSQALRAELRFTQEATYTDQLRSNLGRSRWFDPAQLVVPQIIWEHTTDQLLVMEWLDGKPLLLAEFAPAEDERSEKRAIANLLLRAFFQQVCLDGFFHADPHPGNLFYLSDGRVALLDCGMVGRLDPRTQDILLELILAIVSLDAQRCAQLTLQLAPSEEPINLTRLETDYERLLRQYYSLNLGQINFSLLFYEVLQAARKNKIRVPGNLGLCAKAIANLEGVARTLDPEFNFSEQIRPLMTDLFRRKLVGDAPLPAFLRTLLDVKNLSLQSPRQVELLLDRVTSETLNWNLTVRELDTLRRTVDSSANRLSFSIVVGALIMGAAIITANAPVSRVVWISEALFAAASILGLWLIISILRSGRLR
- the bioB gene encoding biotin synthase BioB gives rise to the protein MPVLRHDWTTEEVLDLLQQPLMDLVHRAQTIHRQFNPPNQIQLATLLSVKTGGCSEDCAYCPQSAHYSTTVEPQPIHSVETVLAAAERAKAAGASRFCMGWAWREIRDGKAFDQMLEMVRGVRSLGMEACVTAGMLTDTQAEKLAAAGLTAYNHNLDTSPEFYGQIITTRTYGDRLQTLERVRQAGISVCCGGIIGMGEGLGDRARMLSILASLNPHPESVPINALVAVAGTALEAQPPIDPLELVRMCAAARIAMPRARVRLSAGRSQLSREAQVLCFLAGANSIFYGDTLLTTGNPAEERDRQLLADIGAEPLVSCPETTPKNSVKK